TTCCGTTTTGCATGTGAATTACACCTCCAAATAAAGATTAACATGTTCCTTTGTTCTTTGCAGCAAGCAAATAAAAATTCACACATTGAAAAAGGTACCAGTCATAACCTATAAGTGATCGCCCTTTACAATATGTGAATTAGGTTTTCCACTCTCTACAACTTGTTTTTATTATAACTCCGTTTTCACCAAAAAGCAAATCTTTGTATTTTCTTTTCAAACAGCTTTGGAAATACATGTTATTCGCACGCACAGGAACAGGGTTTGTCGCTTGCCCTTCCGCTCATTGCGGTCTTATGAAAGGATATGCAGATCCGAACCAACTTATACATTTTCTAAAAAAAATTTTGACATGCATATCCAACACATCCATGAAAGCTCAATCAATCACAGGATAACACTCTAGGTCCATGCCCACATAAAGGCATCCCTATCCCATGCAATCTGCCCACGATGCAGCTTGCGGAACGCTTTCTTCACTTCTTTTGATAACGAAGTATTTCCATTCTCATTCACAAATACAAATTCTTCTCCAAAATTGGACCTTACATATTCAATTGCAGCTTCCTGATGAAGTGTACCGGTGAATTTAATCTCCTGTACCATCCATTCCGCCACTGCCTGTGCTGTCTTTTCCACAATATCACCTATTTATCTACCCATTGTACGGTTGGACGGACTTCCGATTGATTATGAACAAGCCTGCCATACCGCCAGATTGAAGTATACCACGTTCCAATGGCTGGCGGTTAACAGAGTTAGGCCGCAACTTATCACGCCCGTTTAACGAACCACTGAACTCCCCTGTGTAGTACTCTCTGAAGAAGATAATTTCGTTCGAACGTTAAACGTCAACCATACGCAATAAGCAACCAACACAACCAATATGAAGATATCGTAGGCAAGTGTCCCGGTGTCTTGCCGGTCGTTCCCAAGAAATTGAATTAAATTATGTATGAAATGAAAGAGGATCAGCGGCACGATATTCCCGTTTTTCAACATTAACAGCGCGAGCGCCGCTCCAAGCAGCAATGCATAGATTAGTTGCAGAATGGTGTCTGCCATACTCTGACCGGATAATGCATTCATGATATGGGTGATGGAAAATAAAACACTAGAAGTGACAACTGCCGCAACCGCACTCTTACGAAGCAACGTTTTGAAGATCAGTCCACGATAAATGGTTTCCTCCACAAAGGCGACAAGCAAGGTGAAAAATATAAAAAAGGCGACCTTGGAGAAGGCTAACTCTGTAAATCCTTTCAGCGCAAGAGTACCCAGTACAAGGAGTAGCGGAATATAATACTTTGCATGACTTGCCGGGATAGTTCTTATGGAGCGAAATCCGATCTCTCTCCATTTGCGTCGCAGGGTGAGATAAATAATGAGCACGAGGGCCATTGGAGTAAACGACATCAATACTGGTGATGTGTAGTCCAGTTGCTTCACGGTAGCTACCGCCCCTGCCGCGAAAACCGCGAGCAAAAGGAGCAGTTCAATAATGACTACCGTCAGCACGGGCCTGCGCGTGGAAAAGGATTGGTTTTGCTTGGATTGCGGGATGTTCATAGATTGTAATAGCCTCATTTCATTTTTATTGGTTGTCATATGAACTTATATGACAATTTAGTTTTATCATATCTATTCGATATTCTGCTATCCTTTTCTGGATAAAACTATAAAAGTAACAAAAAAGAGAATTTCTCTTACAGCTTTTACCTTACAATCAGGTATGGCTCAAGTGCTAAAATGTCTATTATAGTATTAAAAGAATGAATCGGTGCAGGGTTACGACATTTCTGCAACGTCATATATATGGAGAGTTAAGATGAGAGCTGTGAAATGAAGAACGAAGAACGAACTCAGGGGGATACTATGAAAGCATTATTTCTGCGCTGGGGACATTTGCTGGCAATCTTATGTATACCGCTTCAAGGTTCCATTTATGTTTTGTTAGGCAGTAACACCGGAAGTGATGTCTTCTACAATTATGCCTGGATTGATACACAGATTCCTTTTATCAAAGAATTTATTTATCCTTATGTCAGTTGGATGCCGATTCTGTATCTTGGATTTCTCTATTTGGGTCTAACAAACAAATCGCTATTCTGGCGTATGATAATTACCTATAACGTAGGAGTAATCGCAGCCAACATCGTTTTTGCGGTCTTCCCTACTTACGTGCCTCGACCGGAAGCTATCGGAACAGGTTTAAGCAGCACGCTCGTACAGTTTATCTATACCAATGATGCTCCATACAACTGTTTTCCAAGCATCCACTGTCTCACAAGTTATCTGCTCTTCATCATCATCAATCGACACTTAAACTTCAAACCAATGGCGCGGATCTCATGGTCGATATGGTTGTGGCTAATTATTGCTTCGACGGTGTTTGTAAAGCAGCATTCGCTGCTGGATGTAGCTGGCGGCATTCTGTTCGGCGAAGCAGCGTACTGGGCTGTGCATGTAGTTGCAGTTCGCGCTGGACTGGCAAGCAAAAAAACAAAGCAACCACTTACAGCTACAAATACAAGCAGCAACCGCTTAGTATAAGATCTATATTGCATCGGCAGGAGTAATTCAACTGTCATGAAACCAGAAAGAGGGCCTCGGCCCTCTTTTTTTGCGTGATTGCAAGTTGATGTTTAGTTAATACTTAAATGAAAGAACTTTTCAAGACGCAACCATGAGGACCCTGTCCTTCATACAATGGGTGGACGTTCATGGAGCAGATCAGATGGAGGGCTTCCCATTAAACGCTTGAATATCCGGTAAAAATAAGACAGATCTCGGTATCCGAGAAATTCTGCAATTTCCTGAATGGAGAGCTGTGACTCGGTAAGCAAATACACTGCCCTTTTCATCCGTTGATCATGAACATATTGGCTGATCGTCTGATTTGTCATGCTTTTAAATAACGCGGCTGCGTAATTAGGAGTTTTACCGATCTCATCCCCGAGCTCTTCTTTCGTAACTTTCTCTCGGTAATGCCGCTCAATGTATCGCTTCATCCGCTCCGCATGAAGATGTCTCTCCGGTGGAATAACACCGCGGTCCAGCTCCCTGTTTATATAAATAAGCACTTCCATCAATAAGGCTTGGCTCATCATGACATAATAAGACGGACGTTCCTGCCATTGTTGTTGGATAGCTTTCATACGTTCATGGATCAGTTCATAACATCCGGGCTTATGTCGCAAGGCCTCACTCCGTTCCAGCGCAGGCAAACCTTGTGCATGATCCCCCTGTAATTGAACAACAATTTGCGTGTGAGTTACGGTAGGAATACTTTTGCCGTAATACGGAATGCCGGCGGGAATTAGCAGCAGCTCACCTTTCTCCATGATCTGCTTCTCTCCGTTCACCCAATATACACATTTTCCATAAGTAACCAGGCTTAACCGCCAAGTGGCCTGTGACTGCACCGCTTCTTCGTACCAACCGACACCATTAATGTGTCGTACTTCTAATGGAGTGACCATAACACACCTCATTATTGGACTATATTCTAATCATTGTACTATAGTTCATACCCTGATTCGACAGAAAACGCTACAATACACATATAAGCAAACATATGAGGAGGAAAACAGCATGTTGAAAACAAAAATTATTTGTACTATGGGACCTGCTTGTGACTCAATCGAATTGTTAAAAGTAATGATCCAGGAAGGGATGACGGTTGCCCGTCTGAATATGGCTCATGGTGAGCTGGAAGATCACGTGGCACGGATTAACAATATCCGCAAAGCAGCTTCCGAATTGAATACGTATGTACCGATTATGATGGATATCAAGGGACCGGAAGTTCGTATTGGCAAACTGAAAGAAGCATCCTGCCATCTGCAAGCAGGTAAAGAGCTTATCCTGACTACCGAAGAAATTCTTGGTGACGCTGAGCGTATTTCGGTAAACTATCCGGAATTGAACCTTGTTGTAAAACCTGGCGATCGCATCCTCATTGATGATGGTTTAGTGGATCTGACTGTACTGTCCGTGGAGGGATCAGATATTCACTGTAAAATCATCAGCGGCGGCATTCTGAAACCACGTAAAGGGGTTAACTTGCCAGGAATCAAAACGACTTTGCCAGGTGTAACGGAACGTGACGTTATGCACATCGGATTCGGAATCGAAAACGGTATCGAAATCATCGCTGCTTCCTTTGTTCGTAAAGGCGACGACATTCGTGAAATTCGCAGCATCCTGAAAGAACGCGGTGTAGATCATGTACAAATCATCTCCAAAATCGAAAACCAGGAAGGTATGACCAACCTGGACGATATCATTGAAGCATCTGACGGTATCATGGTAGCTCGTGGAGATCTCGGGGTTGAAGTACCAATCGAAGACGTTCCTATGATGCAAAAAGAAATGATCGATAAATGTAACCGCGCAGGTAAACCGGTTATCGTCGCAACGCACATGTTGGAATCGATGCAAGTGAATCCGCGTCCAACTCGTTCGGAAGTTAGTGACGTTGCTAACGCTGTTCTTCAAGGCGCAGACGTTGTGATGTTGTCTGGTGAATCGGCAGCAGGTAAATACCCAGTACAATCCGTGCGCACAATGGCAGCTGTTGCTCGCCGTGCTGAAACGATGATTGATTACAAAGAACAATTCAACCAAAAATCCGCTCAACAAGTAGCTGACATTACCGAAGTTATCAGTCAGGGAGCAGTTAGTTCCTCCCTTGTCCTGAATGCCAAAGCGATCATCACATCTACCGAGAGTGGATTTACGGCGCGCATGATCTCCAAATATCGTCCAAAAGCACCGATCATTGCGGTTACACAGCATGAAGAAGTACTTGCGAAAATCTGTCTGCTCTCCGGTGTCATTCCGGTTATGGGCGACAAAGTAACGACAACCGATGAAATGTTTGAGTCCGCTACACGCAATGCAATTAAAACCGGTTATATTGAAAAAGGCGACATCATCGTATTGTCCGCTGGCGTACCGATTGGTCAATCCGGTAACACCAACTTGATCAAAGTTCAACAAGTATAATTCAAGAGATAGATTTGCATATATCGTGTGTTGAGAATACAAAAAAACAACCGAGAGCAGAAATTGCGTCTCGGTTGTTTTTTCTTGTGTAATTCATTTTATCATCCAACAATCAACAAGGTTAAACCGTATCCCATCTTACAAATTTCGTGAGTAGTTCACCAAATCCTGCGACATCATATTAATCTCATCCATCGAGGCGTTTACCTGCTGTGTCAGGGCAGCCTGATTCTGTGTCAGTGTGGACATGTTGCCAATGTGCTCCAGAATCTGGTCAATGAAGGTCTTCATTGCCTGCATGCTATCTTCAATATTGACGGTAGCCTGCGAGCTATGGTCAGCCAACTTCCGAACTTCTCCGGCCACAACTCCAAAACCAAGACCCAATTCTCCCGCTCTGGCTGCTTCGATCGCAGCATTCAGACCCAGTAAATTCGTTTGGCTGGCAATTTCCCGAATAAACGCTGTAATGTTTTTGGTATCATCTGCACTGCTCTTTACCTGAATGGCCGCGTCCGCGGATAACTCTTGTGCAGTAACCAGTTCCTGAGCCTGATCAGTAATCGAGTTAATTCCACGTACCATCTCACCGATGGATTCGGATAAAAGCTTCGTCTTCTGATTCATCGCTTCGACGATCTGTTCCTTGTTCTTCTCATGTGTCACGTCACGAATGGTTCCCGCTACACGGAGCGGTACTCCGTTACTGTCCCGAACCGTCTCACCACCTGCATGATACCAGCGATATTCCCCGTTCTTACGTTGCAGACGGTAATCCAGATCGTAAGGTGTCCGTCCACTGTAGTCATTCATGTGCTTGGCAAATTCATTGATCGTGCGGTCATGATCGTCCGGGTGAAGCCGGCTGCTCCAACTGCTGAACACATTCGGGAAATCCTGCTCATCGGTAAATCCAAGCTCTCGGCGAAACTGTGGTGACCACCAAAATTCATTATTCGGGTTAACCACATCTCCAGCCACAACGGTCATATCCCACGGCGCTTCCACTAATGCGCGATTTACCAGGTCATAACGGGTAACGAGTGCTTCTAACTCATCGGATTTACTCTTCTCATCATGAATATCAAACATGATTCCCAGAAGTTTAACCGGAACGCCTTGATCATTTCTAACAACTTGTCCAAGACACCGGAACCAGCGCACTTCTCCACTCTTTGTTATCATTCGGCTCGTTACATTGTATGCGGCCTTCTCAGAAGTTGTATTAACGTTTTTCGTAATCTCCTGAACCAGCTGGGGTCTGTCATCAGGATGGACGGATTTGGCCCAACTTGCAAAAGCATCGGGAAAATCCTTCGTATTGCTAAAGCCTAACATTTGACGAAATTCATTGGAAAAAGCAACGATATTATTGCTATCCAGAGGATCTCCTGCTACAATCTCGGATTCCCAGAGTCCGATATTCAATGCCTGATTTAGCATTCTGAGGCGCATATCCGCTGCTTCATTTTGCTTCTTCAGCATATGTACCGCTTTATTGATATTATGTGCAATTTCAACAATTTCCTGAGAATCATTGATTAATTCCAGCTCACTGGTATATATCCCTTGCTCTGCGTCTTTAACCAGTTTACGACTGTATTCCAATAAGTGTTGAAGCGAACCCGCAGGGGCTTGCTTGATCATTTGGGTACGTTTACCAAACATATCGATTTCTCCTCTAAAGTCATTTATATATATTTCGACATCATTAGACATTAAATGTAGAGGGTTTTCATCCATTTGCGAAAAACAACATAAAAAAAAACGCCTTATCAGCGCTTTTCTCACATTGTTATGATGTTATATTCATATATTTTCTCGCGATCGGACCTTTACCAGCCAAAATTCAGCGTTTCGCCTGTCTCTACCCATGTCTTGATACTGCTCAATATCATCCACCAGCTACTCTGTGCGTTCGCAAAGGATGGATGGTTGTCCGTAAATTGGTCGTTGATCAGGGTTAATTTCGTACATTCCCCCACCTTCTCCAGCTGAAACACTACTCTGGATTGAAGCTCAGCGTGATTAGCGTGGTAGGAAGGTCCAGGATGCTCAAGGTAACTTAACAAAGATAGAGGTTCGAATTCCAGAATATCGCCGTATACATGAACCGTCTCTGCACCGTCATTCCCAGGCCCTACATAGGCAAACGGCTGACCTGGTTGGAAATTAGAACGAAGTTCGCTGCCAAAAAAGCTGCTCCGTGTACCATCCGGCGAGATCAGGGCATTCCACACCTCTTCCTGTCCGGCATTAATATAGAACTCATATTTTAATTCCATGAACTCACTCCCTATATGTATTGTATTGAAGGTACAACTCAACTGACATGCTTGCAATACTATCCTATCGTTTACCCCAATCGGCGTATTGTAAAAACGCGACAACAGTGAAAACAAATGATAACCCAATATGCTCATTTATAAATAAAGTCAAACTATCTTTTGTATGAGCAGGAAGCATTCAACAAAAATAATATTGTGAGAAATTTTTTTTCGTATTATGATTAACAGGACTTTAGATGTATTATTTAATCATTTATGAGTAAATAGTCTTATTTTTAAGGAGGATTTTCATTGATTTATCCCAAAAAATTTGGTATTGCTGCTGCTGCAACGATTGCACTCACATTAAGCAGTTCAAGTGCTTTTGCAGAATCCAGTACCACCTCATTCAAAGACCTGAGTAAGGCATCCTCATGGGCTCAATCCTTTATTCAAGAAGCACAAGAAAAAGGATTGCTTAGCGGAGATCGGCAGGGTATGTTTTATCCACTTCAAGAAGTTTCAAGACAAGAAATTGCAATGGCCATCACTAAATTAATGCAACTACCTGTACAGGAATTTAGCTCCACAACGTTCTCTGATGTTCCAAATGAAACATGGAGTGCACAAGCTATTGATGCAGTACATAATCATGGTTGGATGCTGGGAGATAACAATGGTTACTTCCGTCCAAAGAACTCTGTGACAAGGGAAGAATTAGCAACTATTTTAACCCGTATTACTCAAAATAAAGATATAGATCCTAAAGAAGAAGAGCGCCAACTAAGTAATCTAAAAGACGAAAAAAACATCTCTACATGGGCTAAACAATCAGTTAATTCTGTTGTATCTTCCGGCTTAATGACAGGTAGTAATGGTAGCTTCTATCCTAAACAGTATGTGCTTCGTCAAGAATTAGCAGCTATTTTAATTCGACTCGATTCACAAAACAGTGTGAGTAATCTTCAGTTCATACAGAAAATTAATGATGAAAATGTGATTATTGGAGATAAGACCTATCAAGTAGCAGATAATTTGAAGGCATTATTCACATCCAAGAATGAACCTGTTCTACAAAACGCAGGCATTCAATTTAAAGCTGAAAATGGCGTTATTACACAAGTACTTGAATTGAAGCTTGTAACTCCAGGTAAGGCTGCAGTCTCAGGAAAACCTGAATTTTCAGGAAACCTTGTACTCGACGGGGGTAAAATATCTGTTGAAAAAGACCTGACTGTTGCTGCAGATTATATAACAATTAAGAATATCTCTATAAAAGGCAACTTGGAAATATCATCTGAAGTGAATAACGATTTTTACGCGGAACAAATATCTGTATTAGGGACTACATATGTAAATGGTGGAGACGATAACACCGTTGTCTTTGACCAATCGAATCTTCAAAATATGAGAATTGCCAAAGAAGATGTCCGTGTTGAGTCTTTAAACAAGACAGTAGTTAAAGAAGTACAGATCGAATCCAAGCTCTCAGGGTTATGGGGAGATAACTCCATAACCTATGAAACTGTGAGTATAGGTCAAGGAGTACAGAACGCTTCTTTATATGCACATATTCGTAATCTTGAGGTTAACGCCGGTGATAAAGAAATAACAATATCCGGGACAGGTCATATTGATTCTATGACCATCCAAGGTTCCGGAGCGATCAACGTTCAAAACGCCAAAGTGATTGGTACGGTCACCGTTAACGAACGTTCAGCAAAAGTATCTCTTCCAGCGAATGTAATTGTCCAAAAAATTGTACTTCCAGAAGGTGTCTCACCAGAACAAGTGATTTTGAATTACGATAAAGTTAAATCACAAATTGCAACAATTAACGGGACACCGAATCCAAGCTATACACCACCGGTCACCGGGGGAGGAGGTTCCTCTAATAGTGGAGCAAATGGAGGCAGTTCAGGGGGGACAAGCCCGTCTAACCCTGGAACAAATCCAACAACGCCTACACCTTCAACAGGATATCCTTTTATTGAAGGAACTAGTTATCAGAACCGAATGGAAACATCCGCTGATGGCCTAGTCACCGTAAACCAAACGGGGACGATCTATTATATGGCCGTTCGGTTAGATGATAATGTACGCCCTACTGCAGAGCAAATAAAGAATGGAACACTTACTGAAGATGTACCATTTGCAAACGGCGTTGTACAAGCAACAGCTAACCAATTAACAACCTTTAAAATTGAAGGCTTAGAGCAATCAAAAGCATATGGTATTTGGGCCGTTTTCAAAAATAGCGATACAGGTGAAGAAACTAAACCTAGCTATATCATGTCGGTAAGCAATTACTTGCCTAATAGTGAGGATATCTTGCCATTTAAAAAGAAAAACCTTGAACAAATTAGGATTCAGTTCACTGGTGTGCTTACACCACCAATTACTAGTGTGACCGATCCATCTGCTATTGTAGAAGGCGGGCATCTCAGAAACTATGGTTATGGTTTTATTGAAATTAATTCGATAGAGTGGGATTTAACTATTCCGGATATGCCTATCCTTAATTTAAACTTTGACCCAGTCACACTGGGAGATGGAACTTCCTATAGATTAGACTGGACCTATGTAAAAAATGCTCTGTCTATTAAATTTACAAGCTCTAACGGTACACCTACTGCTCATGGGTTTGGTGGGTTTGGGACTTATACAGGTCCGGAAGTCGTGAATCTTATTACCAAACAGCTCGCTATCGAAATAGGAAGCATTGTTGATCCAACCCAGGCTGAAGAGGTTATGCACCTTCTTGAAGCATACCCTTCTCCGTTAAAACAAGAATTAGGCTTGATTGAGTTTAATGCTCAGCATTATCAGAAGGCTCTCGCAGAACAAGCCGGGAAGTACACAACCTACAGCGATGTTAAAGAAATTGTAGAAGCCGTTAATCAACAATATCCTGCACCAAGCACCAATGAAGCCACTGCTATTCGTTCCCTGAATAGTGCGCAAAGTGCTTCCTTAATGGAGTCATATATCAAGCGTTATGCATCAGCATTAAATATTGATTTAACTGCATTCAATAATTTAAACGCAGCTTCTAGAATTGAGATTGGCAAAATCATTTTAGAATACAGAGAACAATTGCCACAAGGGGAGTTTACTGGCATTGCTCAAATTCGCAGCTATTACGATCTAGCATACGAAGTTGTATCCTCTGCTCCAACTACACTGAATTTTTCAGATACTGACACAAGAGTAGGACTTATTGGAGGAGACGTAGTTTGGACACCTGGTGTAAATGAGGACAAAGTGAGTTCATATGAAATTATCTGGGGAAGTCAAGGTAGAGAGATTGCTTCCATTAATCGAGTGGATAAGGATGGATCCAACCGATATACGATTGCTGAAGGAACATCGATTCCTGAAGGGGCAACCCAACTGTTAGTCCGTGCCTTACTTCAAGATGGTACAGAAACTGCCCCAATTTATATCACATTAAAAGATACATTGCCAGCTGCGCCTGAACAACCGTCCATCGATAATGATGACGCAAAAAATATATTAATTGGAGCAGATTCAACTATGGAGTTCTCTGTGGATGGAGGAACAAACTGGCATAACTATGATGAAGAGAATCCTCCCATCTTCCCAGGTCGCGTTTTTGTACAGGTACGCGTTCAGGCTGATCCAGTAAATCAAGTGCCTGCAGGTAAAGCAAAGACTGTCTCTTTTGTAGATAATGTTGTGATGTATGCCGGCATAAATGATATAAGTAATACTTTTGATACAAATTACATTTCATCAGCCATGGAATACTCATCAGATAATGGAGAGACGTGGACAACATATGATGAAAACAACCCTCCTCAGTTTCCAGGGGATCTGACCATTCTGCTTCGTGAAAAAGGAGGACAATACCTCCCAGCAGCCCCAGCCAAAAGTTTCACTTTTAAATCTAAAGTGAACATTTTTAAAGGAGGGAATACCCTTTCTGCTTCAACGTCAGCTATTGAGTACTCGAAGAATGGTGAAGAATGGATCAAATTCGTTCCACAACAAGTAGTTACATTTCAACCTGGAGATAGCGTAGACGTTCGGGAAGCTGCATATGGTTCATTCCCTGCAGGAGCTATTGAAACAATCACCTTCGATTAAATATGTAGGAGTAAAGATTTTGTTCCTTTTAAGCCGCTATATTTCTAGCGGCTTTTGTTTTTTTAAAGGGAGATCCTCATGCCTCATTACAGTTTAACTGGAAGCATAACCGTATGCCGAGAGTACTAACGGGCAGGGTAGTTGTAATATATGTAAGAAAAGGTTAATAAAACAGATACGCTCTAGTGTTTATTCCGATAATCTTCATCTATTTATTTGTTTCTAGCAAGTATAGACAACGAAAACATTCTATAGTGCAATGCCAGGAGATCAGATATACTCAAATGGAATGAAATAACAGGAAATAGACACCGGTAGGAACGAATAGATCGAGCTCGAAAGGAACAAATATATGAACCAAACAACAAATATTATGGGAATTCCTTTTCCCAATATAACTATGGATCAGACGGTTACGATTCTTGGTGATGTAGTCGATCAGAGACAATCCGAACTGTTCCATGTCATCACAGGCAATCCGGAAATCGTCATGTCCTGCCAGAAGGATCAGGCGCTTCGTTCGGTCGTGGATCAGGCAGGGCTTATTACCGCTGACGGCGCGGGCATTGTTATGGTATCCCGCTTTCGGGGTGGACAATTGACCGAACGGGTAACAGGTTGTGACCTGCTTTTTCGTTTGTTGGAGGAAGGACGCAGGAAGAATTGGTCCTTTTATATGCTCGGGGCAGAAGAAAGTGTCAGTAAGCGGGCTGTAGAAGTTATTACGCAAAACTATCCGGGCGTCATTGTTCATGGCAGACATCATGGATTTTTCACAACGGGCGAGGAGCAAAACATTGTAGAAGAGATTCACGAGGCACAACCTGATTTTCTTATCGTGGCCCTGGGAGCACCCCATGCTGAACACTGGATCAACAAATATCGCCATCAACTCAATGCTCGTGTAGCCATCGGAGTCGGGGGAAGCCTGGATATTCTGGCCGGCAAAACCAAACGAGCACCTGCCATATGGCAGAAGCTTAACTTGGAATGGCTTTATCGACTGCTCAGCCAGCCTTCCAGATGGCGCAGACAACTTATTTTGCCACGTTTCGCTGTTCGTGCGTTGCTGTTCAGGGAGCAAAGGTAAATAACAAAGGGGACTGGTTACGGAATGATCGGTGAACAATCCATGATCAAACTCAGGCCAAACAAAATACATATTATCGGCTCAGTCGGTAGCGGCAAGTCTACACTGGCCCGCCATTTATCCGCGAGGTTAGACCTTCCTTATTATGAGCTCGACAACATAGTGTGGCACCGTGTACCTCAAGGACAGGATATTCGCAATAGTCCGGAGACACGGGACACCCTTCTGCAAAAAGCTGTGGATTCCAATCAGTGGATTATTGAAGGTGTGCACTATAAATGGGTAGCAAGCAGTTTTGAGCAGGCTGATCTTATCGTCTATTTAAATACCCCCGTGTGGAAAAGGAATGTGCGCATTCTCAAACGTTTCACAGTACAGAAGCTCGGGCTGGAACAGGGAAATTACCGACAGACATTCACCATGCTCTGGAAGATGTATACATGGAGCTATCATCATGACCGTAAGGAAAAGGCGCTAATCATGGCGTTTTTGCAGCCTCACCAACATAAATTGTGTATGGTTCGTAACGAAGCAGAATTGACTAGATACCTGGAGGAATCGACAAGATGAAACATGAGGATCATGCGATCAGACCCAGTATGGGTCTTCTGAAACTGGATGAGGGCGACAAAAGATATTGCCTGACACGGTATGCCCCTTCCGAGGCATTGAGTTCTTTGGTCAAGCATTTCTGGATCGTCTCCTGGGATCTTACCGGGCATGATCCTTATCCTCAACATGTGGTTCCCAATCCATGTGTCAATCTGGTGGTAGAGCGTGGAAACACCTTTTTCTTTGGTCCATCCGGACAGAAATTCTCCTATCTCGTCCGTGAAAAAGGAACCGTGTTTGGGGTGAAGTTTAAGCCTGGCGGATTCTATCCATTCATTCGTAATCCCGTCTCCACATTGTATGGGAACCCCTTGGATGTCTCTGGTGTGCTTGGTGTCGATGCTCCACTGCTCGAAGAACGTCTGCTCGGAGATGAAAGTGATGCGGACAAAGTCAGTTATATGGATCAGCTTCTCTGTAAACACCTCCCTCCTCCTGATGATCAAGCCATTCTGGTCAGCCAGATTGTGCTGTATATTGAACAGCATCGGGATATGTTAAGAGTCGATGACTTATCTGCCTCCTGGAAAATGCACACAAGAAAGCTCCAGCGCCTGTTCAATCAGTATGTGGGCATCAGCCCCAAAATGGTCATCAAACTCTACCGCCTGCAAAATGCTGCTGAGCTGATGGAGCGGGGTGTGAATTGCGATCTGGTTAAGCTGTCCCAGGACCTTGGATATCATGATCAGTCACATTTTATCAAAGA
Above is a window of Paenibacillus sp. E222 DNA encoding:
- a CDS encoding DUF4073 domain-containing protein — protein: MIYPKKFGIAAAATIALTLSSSSAFAESSTTSFKDLSKASSWAQSFIQEAQEKGLLSGDRQGMFYPLQEVSRQEIAMAITKLMQLPVQEFSSTTFSDVPNETWSAQAIDAVHNHGWMLGDNNGYFRPKNSVTREELATILTRITQNKDIDPKEEERQLSNLKDEKNISTWAKQSVNSVVSSGLMTGSNGSFYPKQYVLRQELAAILIRLDSQNSVSNLQFIQKINDENVIIGDKTYQVADNLKALFTSKNEPVLQNAGIQFKAENGVITQVLELKLVTPGKAAVSGKPEFSGNLVLDGGKISVEKDLTVAADYITIKNISIKGNLEISSEVNNDFYAEQISVLGTTYVNGGDDNTVVFDQSNLQNMRIAKEDVRVESLNKTVVKEVQIESKLSGLWGDNSITYETVSIGQGVQNASLYAHIRNLEVNAGDKEITISGTGHIDSMTIQGSGAINVQNAKVIGTVTVNERSAKVSLPANVIVQKIVLPEGVSPEQVILNYDKVKSQIATINGTPNPSYTPPVTGGGGSSNSGANGGSSGGTSPSNPGTNPTTPTPSTGYPFIEGTSYQNRMETSADGLVTVNQTGTIYYMAVRLDDNVRPTAEQIKNGTLTEDVPFANGVVQATANQLTTFKIEGLEQSKAYGIWAVFKNSDTGEETKPSYIMSVSNYLPNSEDILPFKKKNLEQIRIQFTGVLTPPITSVTDPSAIVEGGHLRNYGYGFIEINSIEWDLTIPDMPILNLNFDPVTLGDGTSYRLDWTYVKNALSIKFTSSNGTPTAHGFGGFGTYTGPEVVNLITKQLAIEIGSIVDPTQAEEVMHLLEAYPSPLKQELGLIEFNAQHYQKALAEQAGKYTTYSDVKEIVEAVNQQYPAPSTNEATAIRSLNSAQSASLMESYIKRYASALNIDLTAFNNLNAASRIEIGKIILEYREQLPQGEFTGIAQIRSYYDLAYEVVSSAPTTLNFSDTDTRVGLIGGDVVWTPGVNEDKVSSYEIIWGSQGREIASINRVDKDGSNRYTIAEGTSIPEGATQLLVRALLQDGTETAPIYITLKDTLPAAPEQPSIDNDDAKNILIGADSTMEFSVDGGTNWHNYDEENPPIFPGRVFVQVRVQADPVNQVPAGKAKTVSFVDNVVMYAGINDISNTFDTNYISSAMEYSSDNGETWTTYDENNPPQFPGDLTILLREKGGQYLPAAPAKSFTFKSKVNIFKGGNTLSASTSAIEYSKNGEEWIKFVPQQVVTFQPGDSVDVREAAYGSFPAGAIETITFD
- a CDS encoding WecB/TagA/CpsF family glycosyltransferase, yielding MNQTTNIMGIPFPNITMDQTVTILGDVVDQRQSELFHVITGNPEIVMSCQKDQALRSVVDQAGLITADGAGIVMVSRFRGGQLTERVTGCDLLFRLLEEGRRKNWSFYMLGAEESVSKRAVEVITQNYPGVIVHGRHHGFFTTGEEQNIVEEIHEAQPDFLIVALGAPHAEHWINKYRHQLNARVAIGVGGSLDILAGKTKRAPAIWQKLNLEWLYRLLSQPSRWRRQLILPRFAVRALLFREQR
- a CDS encoding helix-turn-helix domain-containing protein translates to MKHEDHAIRPSMGLLKLDEGDKRYCLTRYAPSEALSSLVKHFWIVSWDLTGHDPYPQHVVPNPCVNLVVERGNTFFFGPSGQKFSYLVREKGTVFGVKFKPGGFYPFIRNPVSTLYGNPLDVSGVLGVDAPLLEERLLGDESDADKVSYMDQLLCKHLPPPDDQAILVSQIVLYIEQHRDMLRVDDLSASWKMHTRKLQRLFNQYVGISPKMVIKLYRLQNAAELMERGVNCDLVKLSQDLGYHDQSHFIKDFKSIIGSTPEDYVHSRG
- a CDS encoding AAA family ATPase, with product MIGEQSMIKLRPNKIHIIGSVGSGKSTLARHLSARLDLPYYELDNIVWHRVPQGQDIRNSPETRDTLLQKAVDSNQWIIEGVHYKWVASSFEQADLIVYLNTPVWKRNVRILKRFTVQKLGLEQGNYRQTFTMLWKMYTWSYHHDRKEKALIMAFLQPHQHKLCMVRNEAELTRYLEESTR